aatattgtttatttctaaaatcaGGAACCAAATATTTAATACTGTAAAGGATATAGTTTAAGTCAGACTTTCTATCTATCCATATGCATATTAAGAAATAGTTTATGTGGCTTTTGATACATAACATTTTCATATGTTAGTTCTCATCTGGGGGTGATTTTGTTCCCCAGGGACATTTGGCGATATCTGTGGACACTTCTGATTATCATGATTGGGATGACAGGGGTAACTGGCATCAGgtgggtagaggtcagggatgctgctCAGTATCTTACAATGAACAGGAaaccccccacaacaaagaattatccaaccTAAAATGTCAATGTTGTTGAGGCTGAGAAATATCTGTCATATGCGAATGAAAAGTGACATGAGAACAGTTTTGGAGACTCTAATGCTTCTGGTACACAACCTCCTGTCCTTCTAGCTCTCTTTCCCCAATTTGTCCCATATGCTTAGTTTTTGACCACAACAGATCTCAGTCTTAACCTTTCTCCCAGCCTATAAATAATCCCCTCCTGGAATTCTTCAAAAACGAATCGGCATTTCTtacatgattaaaaataaaaggtggaAACATACTATAATTAGTCATTTCTTTTACatgtctgtttctattttgttcatcTCCCTATTCCTAGTTCCTAGCAGAGGACCTGATACAGGTCCAACTCATTATGTGCTGGTAGAGTTCATAAGGAAGCAAGGAAAAAAGAGGCAAGCAGAAATGTTtctttataagttctttacaaaACACAAATCAAATCTTGCCTGAATAAGTTGAGTATTCATAACCGATATTTGTATGATAACAATATATTGATCAATAAGCAGGCTCTGTTTGTAGTAATAACTCAAGCCATCCAGTCAGAATTCCCTCTTCTCATCTTTTCTCAACAGGTCCACAAGCCATTCCAAGATAAAAGGACTTTTGACTATAGTTAGCAAGGGTTCACCCTGGGTCTAGCTTTTTTTAGAATTGGTTCTTGAAACTCttgaattttatcaattttaaggAATGTAGGCCAATAAAgtaatccaaaataaaaagtaatttctaaaaataattatatatatagaataataaaatactggaaaatttgaaaataggcCCAAAGAGGTTAATGATAAAACAACATAATTCTAAGCTATACTGAATAACAAGTTTGTGGACTATGTCAATTaccagacatctttttttttttaattaccagaCATTTTTGAGTGAAGTAATGTTAATATAAAAAGGAAACCACAAAACAATTTACACACTGATTAAAccaattatatgtataaatagaaatgtgtttttaagaaaagaagagaagcgggaatgatggttttatttttctctagagaTCGCAGATTTtttaaggaggagaaaagaaatataaaacatcagCAGGTTATCAAGCTGCACTTCATTAAGAAAAGAACACTGTCTTCATGCTTCCCTTCACTAAAGCCTTTTTGCCTTCTATATATTTGGTCATGTTGCCAAGAATAGTATCCAGGCAGGAGCTTGGGGAGAAATCTATCTCAGAAGCTTTTCTCGGTGTAAACATGGAAAGGCAATGAAAATTGTGCCCTTGATACTAAAGGGCAAAGCCTTATACAGCACAGTCACCAAGGATCATCAATTTAGACTGCCATATTGATGGCTATCCAGAGCAATTTCCTCATGAAGAGACATACTAAAATTAGAACAGTCCTTAGCTTCCCTAGTTGAGGATCTGCCCCAGCACAGAAACATCTATATGTAACTATTTTTCACTTGCTCTTTATATCAGATGGTGACAGAGATTGGCCATACACCAGCTGAGACATGCCAAGTACTTACCCCAACATCGTCATCGCTCTGTATCAATTGTGAGTGTCCAAATAGGCGTCTCTTCAGTATGGGCTCAACCAGGGTAAGGTATACCATGTACAGAAGCAGAAGGCCCAAAATGGAGAGATAAATTATAATGGTAACCTGAAGGAAGTTGAAAGTAAGTTACATCTCTATTCAAGCCAAGAAATCAGAATTTTGTGTATTAATAGTGAAACCACAGCGAAGACTGATTTTTCTGCTAAGCATATAGGATTTCTATACAAACCAGATTCCAACATACACTCAACTCTTcaccaaaatattatttaaagaaaaagagaaaagagagcattTTGTCTTTGGGATCTTATTATGAGTCTTTGAAACTCCATCTTCACCTACTGCAAATCATTTGTCACCACTACTCACGCACCAGTTTTCCTTTTTGACCTGATTACAGTGTCCTGATTCAGCAGCATGGGGTTTAGATGACTTAAAAGAACccgaacaaaacaacaacaaaaagaaccctAACACCCTAACACAAAATGTAATTCAGATGAATTTCAACAGAATACTCTTTAAGATTAATTTAGATATACAAAAACACATTTCAGGCCAGGGATTTTCCTGAGATCTTAATCTGTACGCTGTCAAGAAGTACACTGTGACacctttctccccccacctctaGGATGGCTATAACTAAAGATAGTACCAAATGTTAGCAAGGATGAGGCAAAACTGAATCCTcacacattgttggtgggaatgtaaaatgggacaaccattttggaaaacaatctggcagTCTCTTAAAAGGTGAAAATAAACTTACCTCTCTAAGGAATCTACCTGACAGGAAAACATGTATCCACACAAAGATATGTGCACAGATATTTATGACAGCATTATTCCTAATAGTAAAAatctggaaataacccaaatgtctatcaactgatgaatggataatgaaaatgttatattcatataataaaatgatattcagtaacagaaagaaattaaatacttaaaaccttctacaacatggataaacctcaaaaacattatgctaaccAAAAAGAACCAGTCACAGAAGACTGCATGTTATATGAGtctatttacatgaaatattcagATATGTAGAGACACAAGGCAGAATAGTGACTGTCTAAGGCTAGGGGAGGAAATGAGATTAACTGTAAATGGGCAAAGGgatctttctggggtgatgggaatgttttaaatttcctaaaatttatTCAATTCTACACTTATAATGAGTGACTTTTAGGGTCTTTAAATTACACATCCAAAACttagctgaaaaataaaaaagtacagtgAGGATTTCTCTACAGGACAGCACCCTGCTGGAGCAAGAATTCTCCCACAGAAATCTTTGTAACTGTTACAGCTGACCACCCGATTCCCCACAGGTCTTTTCTCAGGGGGAAATGAATGGGAAGCTTCATATAAAAAAATTGGGGAGAAGAACTGTTAGTCACCAAAATAAAGTAATTGAATCCGTTAGAGGTACAAATGGTGATGAGAGTGATCTACATTCtatttcctataaaaataaagaaaggaaatctcagaaaccagaaataatatttttggaatagtccatatatatacatatatgtatgtatatatatatatatatatatatatatttatttcacctCCATCCCCCGCCAAGGGTTGAGAGGACAGGAAGAAAAGGGCTTAGTCATGCTGTGCTCTCACCAGCTTCTGGCATATGTGGCTCATAGAAAAGCTGGGATATCTTTCAGGATATGCTAATTACACGCAGGGCATTTTTGTGCCATTTCACATATCACACCCACGTAACATGTCCTAAGCAATCCACAGAGCATCTCAatgaggcaggcaaagaaaagaCCCACAGTTCCTATGGGGCTGGTATTGGggataaagaagaaagaggttagTGGCTGGTGGGGATGAGAGGGAAGAACAGTGATTAAGTGAATGAAATAGAATTCAGATGTCCAAAATTGTCTTGTTTGTCTAGATACCATCAAAAACTATTCCAGAAGCAgatgaaatctttttatttacctTGATCGTAACAGAGCTTCTTTCCTCATATTTGCATTCACAGCGGAGACAGTATGCTTCTACATCAGGCCCACGCACAGGCATGGGATCCACAACATGAAGGCAATCGCTgaaaaaatgaggataaaatctTGTTTAGCCTACCTGGATTTTCTACTTATATTGGTCAAAACTTTCATGAGATCCAGAATAATCACTGAACTtaagaatttaaggaacaaataaTAAGGGAAGTGAAATCATTTGCTCCCTCAGTATTAGCAATTTGGTGAGATCTAACAGTCTAAGAACCAAAAAGACACATATGTAGTAGCTATTTCCAAAAGTGCTGCTGTTAACAGTTACAAAATGCACCTGAAAAATCTCAAATGGGATCAAAACCTACTTAGCACATCAAGTTATATTTAGACTTGTTCATTTACCAAGAAAAAATTGCTTTAAATGCTTTAAAGTATCTTGGGGCATTGTTCAAATATAAGATTATCTCTTTTATAAATTAACATCAATCTTAATTGCCTCAGAGTGGTATATGCATGGCCAATCACACTGGACAGTTGCTAAATTCTGAAACTCTGGAAAAAGGTCAAAAGTGCAATAAGAAATAATTACTTTAtacttaataagaaaaaattatctttctaaatGAGCAAAAGCCTATTGAAAACATGGAGAAATAGGATTATGACAACAaaagtacttaaaaatgaaaactgagtaCCCAGAAagaagtatataaaaaataatagaaggctaaatgtttttgttgttagatgttctttattttttccccattttctagGCCACTTATTTATGGCTTATGAAAAAAGCaactctataaaaaaaaaaatccccccaccccaaatcttTTCCCAGAAGCCTGCCAATTCtaggaaataattaaattatgaGTTTCCCCAACTATTAAGAGCCTATTACTCTGTTCACCTTCAGCAAAAGTAGGCAAAACTCTCCTGTCCTGTCAACTGCTGGGTAATTTTCTTTTGTGGTCTCTCCCTCGGGCACTTCTGACTGTCTGAAGAACCATGATAGGATCCTGTCTCGTTCCCCACATCTTTCTTAGGGACACCCAATGCTCTAGGCTacatctttccctctgcctggcaaaATCTACTTTTTCATGTCCTGCTCCTTCTGAGCCATGGTataagagagaaaacccaaaatggcataaatgataaaaattcaaTCAGTTATCCCTAACAGGTAATTTGATTTTAACAAAGATACTAATGAAAAAATAAGCCTCAACTGGTAGTACGTAAGGTTTCACACTCACACCATACAAGTTTGTGTTATCTGTTCCAGGCAtataacaaaaccagaaatgtaTCCAACTTGATACAagcaagaaatggacagaggaagcTAAATCCCATTCAATCACAGAGGTCATCCAGGCCAACACTTCCAGAGAAGTCACCTGCACAGGGTCACAGAGTAGATTAGAAGCTAAAAAGACCAGAACCCAGGGCTCCTACCACTTAGGTTGGCTTTCCTGTAGCTCTCTGAACCTCAGGAAAATAAGACTTACTTCCTAGTTTCCCATTTCAGCTTCAGAGCCTTCATAATAATACCTAGGAATTACTTGGGGGAAATAGGTGTTGAGTATTGAGTGTTTCTTTTTAAGTACAGATACAGTTTAATAACAAGGAGATACTAAGCCCTGTGCAAAAGTTGTGTACTGTGGGAGAGGAAGGTTGGTTCTGGCTGGCTAGTCAAAAACACAGAACCTAGACACAGAATTCAACCACTCTGAGAACTAGGCAACACCTCCCCCTAGTGCCAAAACAAGGTTATCATCAGCTAACGTCACACCCCAAacacaaaccacagaactcaaaCTTTCCTTCTGTCAGACAGCGTAAGTCAATCAAGAATTAAAgctaaaaatgggagaaaatggaaGCCAGAAGGTAAAACTGTATGTAGGACCAAACAGGTATTGGAGGCTTTGTAGAGTCATAACACTCTGATTGATCATAACCTGCTTACCCTTCTGAAACCAGTTAAAAGCTGAGAACTTATCTCCAGTACAAGGCTGAGCTGcaggaaggaagcaagggagaggggaaagaaaaaatcgCAAAGGATCCTTGTTTTCAACTGTTTCTTTTCAAAGCTCCCTATTTTGACCAAAACCAGAGTGAATGCCATATGGTTTCGTCTGAACCTGGAATTATAAAAAGTCAGTGAAAAGATTAGCGCTAAACACTTAACAGTGAATTCACCTGCCACTCAAATAATAGACATCACATTCTATTCCTGATAATAGATTAAACTAATTATAAGTGCTCAGTGTATTTGGAAAATGTATAGGAATAACTTGAAAACTTATATGAGCTTTCTTATATCATAAAAGTAACTCGATGATATAAAATCTGTAAGAATATAgttaaatcacttttaaaaaagtattttatttatgtatttgagagagagacagagcatgaaggAGGGAAGGTTAGAagaataagcagactccctgttgatcagggagcccaatgtgggacttgatcccaggactccaggatcatgacctgagtaagccaaaggcggttgcttaaccaactgagccacccaggtgccctaaatcaCTTTTTAATGTGAGACTATTTAAAGTGCAGCACAGAAGTTTAGAACAAGTTTTCAAGAAACGCTTATATAATATCAGAttgaattatatatataccattagaagaacagaaaatggcatcagaaaaaagaaacatgctcaaaaaaaaaaaaaagaaaaaagaaacatgctcAAAGTccgccttttctttttcaaagtaaacCTGTAATATTGTAACCAAATGAATTTAATCTTGCTTTGAAAGTTTTGCTGATTATTTAGCTATGAAATCGGGTACATGTAAAATTTCCAAGCACTGGGAGCTATTTTTCTTATATGCCTACCCCAGCAATATTCTATCATGTTTACAAACCATAAAACATCGCAATAACATGAGAAGGAGCCCATCCATCTTGCTACAAAACAACTGCTTCgctgcccctgggtggctcagtgggttaagcctctgccttcggcctaggtcatgatctcagggtcctgggatggagtctcgcatcgggctctctgctcagcagggagcctgcttccctctctttctcctctctgcctgcctctctgcctacttgtgatctctctgtcaaataaataaataaaatcttaaagaaaaatctgCTTCCCAATCATTTTATGCTGTATGTAGAAAAGCTATTATTTGTAAGATCCATAAATAGAGAAGGCTGCTGGTGACTAGTGAGTTAAGATCCCAGTCATCACAGGCCTGCTTGATACTCCAAGGGCTGAGGGAGCAACTTCTTGATATAGGTAAATCCACAGCACACCAACAGGGAAACAATGATATACGTGGCTCATTCCCATTCCTTCCTGagccttttgaattttttttttttaagattttacttattttttgacagagagagagacagcgagagagagaaaacaagcaggggtagtgggagagagagcagcagctgggcagggagcctgatgtggttcTTGATGTGGAGtttgatgtggagcttgatcccaggaccctgggatcatgacctgagctgaagacaggcacttaatgattgagccacccaggtgcccctcctttagACACTTTTAAACATAGTCTCCTATATTTGACAATATATCATTAAAACCTACAAGCTGTGCAAAATATAACCCAGATAAAGGAGGCTTGCTTACCTTCCACAGAAAAGCAAGAGAGACTAAAATTTAAGAGGGCACAGGAAGGTAGCTATGGCCAGTGTAGGTGCTACGAACTCAGCTCTGTCCATTATAAAACCCTCCCTACTTGGGGCTTAGTGTTTTGGCTATATTCCTTTATGTTTATGTCACACACTCAGTGCCTTACTCTCACTTTTTCAAGTAGAAGTGGAATTTGacatacttaaaaagaaatacagatgacCCTTGAATAACAGGCTGAAATGCATGGGTCCACTTGTATGCAAATTTTTTCAGTAGATACAGTACTGcagatgtattttctcttccctatgaTTGTCTTAGTAACATTTAATCcagtttactttattgtaagagtatagtatataatgcatataacatGTAAAATGTGTGTGAATCAACTGCTTGttttattggtaaggcttctagtcaacagtaggctattagcagctaagtttggggggagtcaaaagttacttgcagatttttgactgtgtCAGGTTCAGCACACCTGAgccctatgttgttcaagggtcaattgtatttaaaaaggaaacaatacaTTGGATGAACATTCTGGGCTAACAATGACAACCACAAAAAGAAATCTGACAGGCAATTCAATAATCTAGAATACTTACCAATCTTTTTGGGATATGTTCTTATTATAAATATGCCCAGAGTTATCTTTATAGGGCGGACAGATACATTTACATCGGACATCCTCGAAATTCTGCAACAAAAATGGAAACTTAGTATAGCTTAgtataacaatatttttaaaaactgcaccATATACATTTTGCTAAGCATCCCCTGTCAAATATTCTAAAACAATtcattttgacagacagaagtttATAAAAGCCACAGTTTCTTTTTGGTAATGCTAATGAACCtgcatatatattacataaaattattttgaaataataccTGTATGTGATCTGTGATTTATTAATGACATTTGTAGGTCACGTGACAGTCCAACTGTGCTAATGTTATCACCAGCTACCTGCCAGTAAAAAGACACAGTAGACAAATAACTGTGCCTGCATATAGGAATCCGATTACAAAAGGATGAGAAATAATCAAACTACAAATTACTCTCAAAACAAGTCACAATTCTAATCACAATCCTTTCACCCTTCAGTAGAATGGCACTAATATGGACAAAGGGGGTCCTACCAGAACTCTACAGAAGGGTGAAATTGTAGAGGCATTCAGCTATATTTAGAAAGGAAGTACACAAGGGAAATAGCTGGAGTCTAACTGAGATCAGTTTGGTCTACTCTTCCCAGGAAACTTTGCTTCTAATCCCTGGTGGACAGAGACGATAAGTACTGATAAAGCAAGTTTCAAGTAGTGGAGAAAGAGGTGACTAAATATATGAGTACAGGGACTAGGAGAAGTTTCATCAGCAAAGGGGAATTTATCTGAGAAGGCAAATGGCTCACTAGTCCCCAGAGGACAAGGCCTACTGTTCCTATATATGGTGCTATGTCTGGCGGAGCTGTTGACAACGCGTTCATTCAGCCACCACTTAGTGAGCATTTGTTCAGTGCTGGACCTTGTGCTCAATGAAGTGGATTCAGATAAGTGTAAGACATGGTCTCTGCCAGTAATGAGGACACACCCTAGTAATGGAGACTGTCAGATAAATACATCATTACGATACACTCTTAAAGTGATGACAGGAGATATGCAGAGGACGCCAGTAATGTTTTGAAAGACAGGATACTTGCATTTGTCCCTATTGCTGGTGGGAGGTAGGAAAGATTTCTAAAAGAACTCCTGATCAAACCACCCCCCCATCTGTCCCCATTTAACCTGTCTTTCCCAGCCCCTGTATTTAAAGATATTCTCGATTAAAgctcctatttttaaaagatgcaaattTCGTTGTTTTCCCATCATATTAATGTGAATTCCTTCTGTTTTCCCCTGTAAAGAACTAACTCATCAAGAAGGAAGCACAAGTGTGTACCAGGGCAGAGCAGGTCTGGAGGGCAGGAGCATGAAGCAGACTAAAAGAGTAGCATGAAGAGGCATGAGAAGGGCCCAGAAGTGGAGCAGGGGGAAAGGCTACAACCTTATCTGCCTTGCAGTTTGGACCCTTCCTTCTCCACTAAAATACCagaagaaagaaggcaaaaaggGGGCGAAGAGATCCTCGAGGGAGTTAGGTCAGAATATCAGGCTGGTAAG
The genomic region above belongs to Neovison vison isolate M4711 chromosome 7, ASM_NN_V1, whole genome shotgun sequence and contains:
- the TMEM9B gene encoding transmembrane protein 9B, with protein sequence MATLWGGFLRLGSLLSLSCLALSVLLLVQLSDAAKNFEDVRCKCICPPYKDNSGHIYNKNISQKDCDCLHVVDPMPVRGPDVEAYCLRCECKYEERSSVTIKVTIIIYLSILGLLLLYMVYLTLVEPILKRRLFGHSQLIQSDDDVGDHQPFANAHDVLARSRSRANVLNKVEYAQQRWKLQVQEQRKSVFDRHVVLS